The genome window CCGCTGACCCCGCTGGCGCCGCAGTATCATGCACCGGTGCGCGCCGCTCTGGCGGCCGCGGGAGTGTGTTCATGAGCCGCCTGTGGATGTTGCTGCTGTTGCTGCCCGTGCTGACGGCCTGCGCCGGCTCGCGTTATTGTGAGCGTGTGGCACAGACCTACGAGGATGTCCCGGAGCGGCCACCGCTGCAGGCGCCGGAGGGCTTGCAAGTGCCGCCGCCGGACCCCAATTTCGCCATACCCGAGGCAACCGGCGAGGACGTGCGTTATGCCACGGCCACCACCGATGCCAAGGGGCGCCGGCAGACGGCCTGTCTGGACGCGCCGCCCCCGCTGCCGGCCGCGCACGGTGCCGCAGAACCGGAACCGGCGCCCACGGTCGAACCCGCGACGGAGCCCGGTGGCGATGCGCCGCCCGCCAAGCCCGGCGCCTGACGTTTAACGGAGAGATGTCCGAGTGGTTGAAGGAGCACGCCTGGAAAGCGTGTATACGGTGATAAGCCGTATCGCGGGTTCGAATCCCGCTCTCTCCGCCATATCCCTGCAGCGGAATGCCGGAATGCCAGTTCGTTCAATGGTGGGCCGCGTCGGTTCCCCCGCGACGATAGGTCGTGAACCCCGTCAGGCCCGGAAGGGAGCAGCGGTAGCGACCGATTCGGGCGCCGGGGTGTGGCTGGCGCGGTCCGCCGCCTTCTGGCCCAGCCCATGAGCTACGAAGCCCTGGCGCGCAAATGGCGCCCGCGCCGTTTCACGGAACTGGTCGGCCAGGGACACGTGGTGCGCGCGCTGACGCACGCCCTGGAGCAGGATCAGCTGCACCATGCGCTGCTTTTCTCCGGCACGCGTGGCGTCGGCAAGACCACCATCGCGCGCATCCTGGCGCGTTGCCTGAACTGCGAAAAAGGCGTCAGCGCCAATCCCTGCGGCGAATGCGGCAGCTGCCGCGAGATCGATCAAGGTCGCTTCGTGGACCTGATCGAGATCGACGCCGCCTCGAACACCGGCGTGGACAACGTACGCGATCTGCAGGACAACGCCCAGTACGCACCCACCCGTGGCCGGCGCAAGATCTACCTGATCGACGAAGTGCACATGTTCTCCAAGAGCGCCTTCAACGCCCTGCTGAAGACGCTGGAGGAGCCGCCGCCGCGCGTGCACTTCATCCTGGCCACCACCGATCCCCAGCGCCTGCCGGTCACCATCCTGTCGCGCTGCCTTCAGTTCCACCTCAAGCGCCTGCCGGCCGGGGAGATCCGCAGCCAGCTGCAGCATATCCTCGAACGCGAGGGCATCGCCTTCGAGCCCGGCGCCCTGGCGGCGCTGGCGCAGGCCGCCGACGGCAGCATGCGCGACGGCCTGAGCCTGCTCGACCAGGCCATAGCCTTCGGCGGTGGCCGGCTGCGCGAGGCCGAGGTGCGCGACATGCTCGGCACGCTGTCGCGGCGCGACATCCTGGCGCTGCTGGCCGCGCTGGCCGCGAACGATGCCAACGCGCTGCTGGCTGCGCTCGACGCGCTGGACGAGAAGGCACCGGATTACGACGCCGTGCTCGAAGACCTGCTGGCACTGTTGCAGCGCATATCGTTGATCCAGCTGGTGCCGGGGGCAGACCCGGGCGACGAGGAGAATGCCACGCAGTTGCAGGCACTGGCGCAGGCGATCAGCCCGGAGGATGCGCAGCTCTACTACCAGATTGCGCTGCAGGGCCGGCGCGACATGGACTGGGCGCCGGACCCACGCAGCGGCGTGGAGATGACGCTGCTGCGCATGCTGGCTTTCCGCCCCGACGGCGCCGAGCGGGCGCCCGCCGCGAACCCGCCGGTCACCGGCCATCGCTCCACCCCGACCGCAGCGCCGCCGGCCGCGCGGCCGCGGACGTCGAGCACGACCAGCACCGGCGGCAGCGACTGGGAATCGGTCGTGGCCAGCCTGGAACTGCGCGGCCCGGTGGTCGAGCTGGCGCGCAACTGCGCCTGGCTGGGCTGTGAGGGCGATCAGGTCAGCCTGCGGCTGGATCCGAAGCACCAGAGCCTGCTGACCGGCGGCCTCGACCGCAAGCTGGAGGCAGCGCTGCAAAAGCTGTGGGGCGCGGGCATCCGGCTCAGCATTCGCATCGCCAGTGGCGAGCAGGAGACACCGGCGCAGCGCGATGAGCGCCAGCGTGACGCGCGTTACAACCGCGCCGAGCAGGCGATCGCCGAAGACCCGGTGGTGCAGGGCCTGCAGTCCCGTTTCGGCGCGCGCGTGCGCCCCGGTTCGGTGGAGCCGCTCGAATAGCTTCGCGACCCTCACGGAGTCAACCATGAACAAGGCAGCACTCGGCAATCTCATGCGCCAGGCCCAGCAGATGCAGGCCAATATGCAGAAGCTGCAGGAGGAACTCGCGCGCCTGGAGGTGACCGGCGAGGCCGGCGCCGGGCTGGTCAAAGTCACGCTCAACGGCCGACATGAAGGACGCGCCGTGCGCATCGATCCCAGCCTGCTGGGCGAGGATCGGGAAATGCTCGAGGACCTGATCGCCGCGGCGATTACCGACGCCAGCCAGCGGCTCGAGCAGATCAGCCGCGAGAAGACCGCCGCGCTGACCAGCGGCCTGCCGCTGCCGCCGGGCTTCAAGTTGCCGGGCATCTGAAGCCCGCACGACGCCCGTGAGCTACTCGCCGCTCCTGACCCAGCTGGTGCAGGCCCTGCGCCGCCTGCCCGGCGTGGGGCCGAAGTCGGCCCAGCGCATCGCCTTCCACCTGCTGGAGCGCGACCGCGCCGGTGCCCTGGCGCTGGCGGACAGCCTGCGCGCGGCCATGGAGGGCATCACGCACTGCCAGGATTGCCGCATGTTCAGCGAGGGCCCGCGTTGCGAGTACTGCCAGGCTCCGGGCCGTGACGATGGCCTGCTGTGCGTGGTCGAAGGCCCGGCCGACGTGCTGGCCGTGGAGCAGGGCGCGCACTACCGCGGCCGCTATTTCGTGCTGATGGGGCACCTCTCACCGCTCGATGGCATCGGCCCCGAGGAGCTTGGTCTGGACCTCTTGGCGCAGCGCTTCGATCGCGGCGGGCTGCAGGAGGTCATCATCGCCACCAATCCGACGGTCGAGGGCGAGGTGACGGCGCATTACATCGCGGAGCTCGCGCGCAGCCGCGGCCTGCGCGTCACGCGCATCGCGCATGGCGTGCCGGTCGGCGGTGAGCTGGAGTACGTGGACAGCGGCACGCTGGCCCATGCCTTCGCAGGCCGCCAGCAGGTTTGAAATATAGATGCCCGCTTCGTGGGCATCTCAATAGAACGTCATCCCGGCCCCGGATTCAAGCATTCCGGGGCAGGCTCCAGCCGGGATCCAGTGTCTCAGCCTTTGCCCATCCATTTCGCCAGCTGGCGATAACTGGCATAACGGCGTGGTGATATCGCGCCAGCCTCGACCCGATGGCGAATCT of Nevskiales bacterium contains these proteins:
- the dnaX gene encoding DNA polymerase III subunit gamma/tau → MSYEALARKWRPRRFTELVGQGHVVRALTHALEQDQLHHALLFSGTRGVGKTTIARILARCLNCEKGVSANPCGECGSCREIDQGRFVDLIEIDAASNTGVDNVRDLQDNAQYAPTRGRRKIYLIDEVHMFSKSAFNALLKTLEEPPPRVHFILATTDPQRLPVTILSRCLQFHLKRLPAGEIRSQLQHILEREGIAFEPGALAALAQAADGSMRDGLSLLDQAIAFGGGRLREAEVRDMLGTLSRRDILALLAALAANDANALLAALDALDEKAPDYDAVLEDLLALLQRISLIQLVPGADPGDEENATQLQALAQAISPEDAQLYYQIALQGRRDMDWAPDPRSGVEMTLLRMLAFRPDGAERAPAANPPVTGHRSTPTAAPPAARPRTSSTTSTGGSDWESVVASLELRGPVVELARNCAWLGCEGDQVSLRLDPKHQSLLTGGLDRKLEAALQKLWGAGIRLSIRIASGEQETPAQRDERQRDARYNRAEQAIAEDPVVQGLQSRFGARVRPGSVEPLE
- a CDS encoding YbaB/EbfC family nucleoid-associated protein, which produces MNKAALGNLMRQAQQMQANMQKLQEELARLEVTGEAGAGLVKVTLNGRHEGRAVRIDPSLLGEDREMLEDLIAAAITDASQRLEQISREKTAALTSGLPLPPGFKLPGI
- the recR gene encoding recombination mediator RecR; its protein translation is MSYSPLLTQLVQALRRLPGVGPKSAQRIAFHLLERDRAGALALADSLRAAMEGITHCQDCRMFSEGPRCEYCQAPGRDDGLLCVVEGPADVLAVEQGAHYRGRYFVLMGHLSPLDGIGPEELGLDLLAQRFDRGGLQEVIIATNPTVEGEVTAHYIAELARSRGLRVTRIAHGVPVGGELEYVDSGTLAHAFAGRQQV